Within the Vigna angularis cultivar LongXiaoDou No.4 chromosome 10, ASM1680809v1, whole genome shotgun sequence genome, the region GCTAGAATCAACCCATACTTTAagataagttaaattttaaaacaaaacatatattataatagtaaaataaattttataatccaAATTACAtccagaaaatgaaaaatagacatggacatatattaatatttcagTTATTTGAATGCACAATTACGACTTtgttaaattaaactattttaaatatgacttcaataactcaattaaaaatactaattaaaaaaattaattaaatatatttaaaataattaatattaattattatgatCATAAAGCCGTTGGTAATGAATGTTTATCAGCTAATTAGCAGTGttgaattcaaatttaaaaagtacAGTTGTTAAAATTTgccaaacaaaattttaccgttgttaatgattttaattaactCGAGTATTCCATGGCCAAGTAGAATAGATTATTTAACTATAGGTTAATTTAGGTATTTTTTCAGTTTAGAGTAAAAACTATGATGTAAGACTAATGAAATTTATCTAAAGATTAACTTCTGATTTAATTCAAGGCTAATCTATTTACTTTTCTATGGTGAATTTAAATTTGACGTACAAACTAAATCGaaactattttaaatagtttttaatacGTTCAGAACGTGGATTCGAATTCTCAAAACAGTACAACCAAACCCAGCCTTGAAATATTCAAAACCTAAATATGCATTTTcgtaataaaaaaactaatttaaagaagaaaaatattatttgaccCACTCagttttttacattcatttcgaatcatctttttttacttttactttttatttttttaaaaaatataaaatttaaacttttatatagttaatttatcttttattatatgtcaaataaatataaaaatatataataataaattatttataaaaaaaaaccaataaaaaaagaagacgGTGTCTGCGTCACTGTCACGTGAGAGTTCCTCGAACTCTCCACACTAACCATTTGTCAAAATCCCATATTCTACTTTTTTAATCCTAAATCCTATATTTTATAACTTGAATATTCATATTTGTCTTTTAATGTTTGTTTAGCTGAAAAATATTAGAGtgggagaaaataaaattaatttctattgtttgatacaataaaaaaagtaaatataattttaaaaattattatcttcctattttcatttatatatcctattttttatattgttctttaattaaatacattCATTCTTCGTTtggttgagaaaaaaaaattgtaataattgataaaataatagataGTAAAATAAGaacttaaaaaatgttttttaaatgtgCTGACTTTGTAATCTGAGAACTCTCACAGTTTAAATTCACCATAGTTCCATTTCTCTCTTCTCACTTCCACCTAGTTTTCCTTTCACTCAAACAATGGGTTTGGAAGTAGAAGAACCAATAACGACAGGACAATCCACAGCACCAGAAACGATGTCGTTGAGTTCACCGCAAAAAGTTCAAAACAACTTGACCGTTACATCCACGCTCCCAATCGTGCAGCCTCACGCGCTTCTCCCAAAGCCTGTGCCCCCAACCGCAGCACTCCGAAACGACGTCACCGTTTCCTCTGCATTTGGCAAGTTCTTTCACCAGCGCCGCCATGAGCTGTCGTCTGCAATCTCGCGAGGGATCTCCACTCTTAAGCACCAAACCGACGATGCtttgaagaagaacaagaacgaAGGCGTGACAGAGTTCAACCTCTCTGGACTGAAAATCTTTGTCGCGGTAAAAAAGAACGCACCGTTCTCACAGCGCCGCATCAGCTTCTTCTCGCGCTCAAACTGCAGAGAGTGCAGCGCAGTGCGGAGCTTCTTCAGAGAGAGAGCGCTGAGGTTCGTGGAGATAAATGTGGACGTGTTCACGGAACGGGATAAGGAATTGAGGGAGAGAACGGGGAGCACGACGGTGCCGAAGATTTTCTTTGGAGAAAAGCTGATAGGAGGGCTGGTGGAGCTCAACGCACTGCGGAAGGACGGCAACAAGGAGTTGGAGAGGCAATTGAAAGACGCAGAAGGAGAGGGGCCGGCGGCTCCGGTGTACGGGTTCGATGAAGCGGCGGAGGAAACAGTGAAGGAAGAAGCGGCTGAGGAGACTTTGAAGGTAGTTAAGGTTTTGAGGCAGAGGTTGCCAATTCAGGACAGGGTGTTGAAAATGAAGATTGCGAGGAACTGCTTTGCAGGGAGCGAGTTGGTGGAGTTTCTGGTTCGCCACCATGGCTACGCTCCTACCAAGGTATGCTcaatttgagttttattttatttttctatttttttttatttatttattaaattttgagtttgaattcaattaggataaaaataagaatgaattaATCTTAAGGGGCATCAATTATACAGATATTAATTTAGACATAACGTTTTATTTTTAGAACGATAAAAATTAAACCTGTGtatactttttagttttttttttcttttcttttaatcaacAAAGTGtaagtattttatatatacttGAGTACTTAAGATGCctatagaaaaaatatgtaCAAATTAACTGTCATTTAGTCCttctatgtatatatttttagtcaaaATTGGAGTTTCgatacataaattttattataaattaaaataaatctcaTAAcgtattaattgaaataaacataaaaaaataggataaaaaaatatttttaataataactaGTGAAACATGcgtgtctattttttttaattatagtgaaatatgtttttaaaaaagttgttttgataattattattagaataaacatattaaaaaaataagcaaCTCCAAAATTCACGTTAAAACTTCAATAAAGAAATTTGGATATTTCGGATGCTAAAAAGCAAATTTAATCTGAATTTAACCCATCTCTAATCACGAGTAACTGTTTCACTTTTATCAatccttatttttaaaaaatatattattatcattatttgttTTAGTTGTGATTCGagtaattaaaagttataacaaaatagaacaattttatttgatgttttagaTTAAAGTTTAAGTTGTAGTAAAATGCAACAATATTCATTAACACTAACTAGTTTAAATGTAGAATAGTAAAGACAATTACAAATGAATGtaacataaaattatagaaattaaatgactaaattatagatattttataaaaaaataggaaaaattgataaaataatttataccaATACGTGTAATTATCTATCTTTAAAttgttttagattaaattttaaatcaaatatattaatattattattaaagtgcTCATAGTGGGAATCGAGTAATGCCTGCCATTTGTAAGGTTACTAGCCTTTTGCCTGTGCAGCAGTAATCAAAGTTCatcaataaagtaaaattaaggCCAACAATCATTGTAGTGACTATTATGTGATTTAGAATTGGCACGCGACATTTATAATTTCTGGTTTCTTAATATAATGtatattgttttaaatgttGCAATTTCAAACATACTATGATCCCCAATTTTGTTGCTCTAACTGCAAAGTTTCTACTAAATGGTTTCCATTACAAACATATGTTTAGGCTGTTGAGATTGGAAAACAGTTATGCAAGAAGCACTTCATCCATCATGTTTTCGGGTAAGTTAAGAATTTTTTATGAAACAACAAGTGCATTTTAATAAACGAGCTACACTCcttcattaatattattcttgCCATTGTCAACCTCCATTTTTAGGGAAAATGATTTCGAGGAGGGAAACCACTTCTATAGATTCATTGAGCACGAACCCTTAATCTCCAAATGCTTTAACTTCCGTGGTGCCACGTATGATAGTGAACCGAAGGCTGCAGCTGCAGTGTGTGATAGGCTCACCAAGATTATGTGTGCTATTCTTGAGTCTTATGCTTCTGAAGACAGGAAACGTATTGATTATCTGGCCATTAGCAAAAGTGAAGAATTTCGTAGGTATGTCGTGTCACATACAAATACACCAAGTTGTATATTTTGTGTATATTATTGTGAATGCAATGCATGATTTTGTTTCCCCGAGTAACCATATATTTGCTCATTCTAAGGTTATTCTTGCGGATCTTCAATTTTCAGAATTTCATATCCCCTCTGATGTGAGTAATAATGAATTCATTACATGCAAATAGACAAGCTGGGCTGTCTAATCATTGATTTTCACCGCGTTACCTATTTAGTGTCTTTAAATTAGTCAAGCTTTGTTGTTGAATTCATCAATTTTGATAATCATTAGTCTGATTggcaaattttaat harbors:
- the LOC108335251 gene encoding uncharacterized protein LOC108335251, with the translated sequence MGLEVEEPITTGQSTAPETMSLSSPQKVQNNLTVTSTLPIVQPHALLPKPVPPTAALRNDVTVSSAFGKFFHQRRHELSSAISRGISTLKHQTDDALKKNKNEGVTEFNLSGLKIFVAVKKNAPFSQRRISFFSRSNCRECSAVRSFFRERALRFVEINVDVFTERDKELRERTGSTTVPKIFFGEKLIGGLVELNALRKDGNKELERQLKDAEGEGPAAPVYGFDEAAEETVKEEAAEETLKVVKVLRQRLPIQDRVLKMKIARNCFAGSELVEFLVRHHGYAPTKAVEIGKQLCKKHFIHHVFGENDFEEGNHFYRFIEHEPLISKCFNFRGATYDSEPKAAAAVCDRLTKIMCAILESYASEDRKRIDYLAISKSEEFRRYVNMTQDLQRVNLLELSENETLAFFLNLYNAMIIHAVIRVGCPEGVINRRSFSEFHYLIGGHPYSLSAIKNGILRSNRRSPYSLIKPFGSGDRRLELALVKMNPLVHFGLCNGTKSSPKVRFFSPYRVAEELRCAAREFFENDGIEVDLEKRTIHLTPIFKWYSGDFGQEKNMLKWIINYLDANKAGLLTHLLGDGGHANVSYMSYDWSINY